GAAGCATTATCAGGAAATGGCTGGCTTGAAATTACACTAAGCCCTAACATTATGCCTCCGTCTTCGCTCAAACCTGCAATATAAGTATTAATAAAGACTGTCGTCATATACACATAAGTCTGGCTTGTCGGGTCTATACCCGATATAGTTGGTATATTACTTAACCCGGCAGTATTTAAATCTAAAAATAATTGTTGCACGCTGAACAGATCTATTCCAAGATTTTTAATTTCCTCCTGGGTCTCTTCAGGTAACTTGCTAAAATGGTTATTAATGTCATCGCTTTGCAAATTAAGATCGACGGTAAAGCTAAAACACCAGGGTGTTGTGCTATCGTCCTGGGATTTATTCAACCATATTGAGGGTCCATATACAGCGGGCTCTACAGCAATAATCTTAAATTGTTTGCACACCATATTATAAGTTACGTTCGATCCTTGCTGGTCCATGTTTATGACTGGAGGAATGTCGGCAACAGGAAAATCCGGAATACCTGTTTCAATTTGAAAAGCAAATAAAAAATATAAATCAGTTAAAGCTGTAATTCTTCGATCTGTAGTAGCAGTACCATCCGGTATTGTAAAAGGATCAAACCCAACTGTGTTCACTAGTTCATCATAGTCAGTCAATACAGGTATTTGATTTTCCTGATCATAAACATATGCTTGCGTAAAAGGGGTTCCGGAATAACCGGATAACCACTGTTCCATAGCAGCATTTACAGATGCCTCGGTAACAGCCAGCACCATGTCGTATCCATATTGAGAGTTTGATAAATCTGATTGACTTGCGCTCATAACTTCTCCTTTATCTGTAAGCTATTTATTAAATATTTAGTAGTTTTGATAGTTTTAAATATTAAAAAAACAAAAGCCCCGTGCTTCAATTGTATGAAGATCGGGGCTTTTTAGTATCCGGTCATATTAAATCCTTAAGAGCGTGTAGAAAAATTATATCAGATTATTAATTCCAGAAAATGTTAAAATAACGCAATTTATATAATGAGCAAAAATACATAGGTTTTGTTAACACTTTGCATCAATTAATTCAATAAAAAAACTGAACATACATCCAAAAGTCTGCCGACATTCCAAAAGCCTTAGCCAGTCTTAATGCTGTACTATGAGTGATTCCACGCCTCCCATTTACTATTTCATTTATTCGTTGATGATGGGAAGAATCTTAACAAGAAAATTAAGCTAAAGCAGATTTAGCTTGTAAACAGGGAAAATAAAAGTATGATAATTTAATTAAGCCTTTTAAATTTATCATCAATTTATTATTGGAGATACCCATATGAAAAAAGCCCTTATTACCATAGGAATCATTCTGGCTCTTATTCTCTGTGTCATTATTATTCTGCCGTTTGTGATTGATATTAACGCTATTGTGGCAAAACAAATTCCAACCATCGAAAAACAGTTAAACCGGAAAGTTGTTATTGGTGATGTTAAATTAACGATACTTACCGGTGTGGGAGCAGAAATCAGAAATGTCAAAATCTCCAACAGCCCGGATTTTAAACAGCAAGACTTTGTCAGTATCGACAGTTTAAAAGCCACGGTACAAGTTCTGCCACTACTTAAAAAAAAGTTTCTGATTTCTTCCGTATCAATCAATACTCCTTCAATACTGATTGAAAGAGATGCAAAAGGCAAATTTAATTTTTCCGATATGACCCCAACGAAACCGCCTGAAAAAGCTCCTCCTTCAAAGCCGCAAAAAAAAGACGAAACAGAAAACCCGAAAGCGGCTCTTGAAAATATTTTCGTATCCAAAATTTCTATAACAAATGGAAATTTTAAATTTATTGACGCTTACAATACTAAAACTGCCAAAGAAATTGCTTTGGATAAATTCAACCTTACAATGAAAGCGGTTTCATTATCTGAAAAAATCAACATTGATTTTGAAACAGATGTTTATGCAAGTCCAAAGGCAGGACATGTTTTGCTTTCGGGTAATATTGGCCCCATCGGCCAAAAGCCGGTACCTGAAAATATTCCCGTTGATCTGACTTTATCTGTTGATGATGTCAATCTATCCCATCTTATGCAATATGTTAAAGGGCTTAATATCAAATCCGGCGCTGTTGATGTCAAAATGGATTTAAAAGGACGTTTGAGCGATAATCTTCAATGCCGCCTCGGCATTGACTGGGACAAGCTGGACTTAATACTGGCAGACAAAACCAAAAAAGAATCAGCTCCACAGCTCTTAATGGACGGCTCATGGAAAATCGAGGCCAATATTCTGTCAAAAAGCTTGGCTGAAGATTTAAGCTTTAAAGCCGGCGTGGATGCAACAAAAGGAAAAATTGCGTTTGGGAATCTATTCCAAAAGGAAGCGGGAATACCTCTATCACTCAATATAAACGGTCTTTATAAAAAAGATATTCTAAAAGTTGACAATCTTGAATTAATCTTAAATAAAATAATACTTACCGGCTTAGCCGATATTTCCAATTTTGCCGATCCGTCTATTAATGGAACCTTAAAGATGGCCCCTACCCCGCTGGATGCGCTGGCTCCGATTCTGCCCTCATTAAAAGCTTATAAACTCGAAGGAGACCTGGCGCTTTCCGATGTCCGTTTCAAAGGAAAAATCGATAAACTCAAAAATCTTACCGGTGTAACCGCCGGTTTAACCCTGAAAAACGGAAGCGCCACATCCGCCGAACTCGGGAAAAAGTTTGAAAGCATTCAGGTAGCTGTAAATATAGCTGATAATGCCGTTAAGATACAAAATACATCGCTTCGTATCGGGCCTTCTGATCTAAGCCTTAATGCAACCATACGAAACATTATGAAACCGGACATTACATTCAACCTTGCTTCTAATTATCTCGATATTGACACACTGATGCCCGCATCCGCGAAAGAAAAACAAAAATCTAAAAAAAAGGAACCTAAAACGGGCGAATCAAAAGCGGCCGAATCAAAAACAATAGCAATAACACCCGAAAAGCAAAAAGCCCCGGATTTAAAAGCGCTTGGAAAGATTTCCATTAAAAAATGCAAATACAATAAATCAGATTTTGAAAATGTTTCAGCTGAAATCCAATACGAAAACGCGGTTGCCACATTAAAAAATATAAGTTTTGACAGCTTCGATGGTAACATAAAAGCAAACGCAAAAGTAAATCTCAGCGATATGCAATCTCCGAAATGGGATATGGATCTTGCTACAAAAAACATCAATGTGAATAAAGTCCTGAATCAATTTACCAGTATGCAAGATACTCTTTTTGGAAACATCAACAGCAATTTCAGCATTCAGGGAAAAGGAGCAGACTGGAATATAATTTCAAAAAGTCTTGCAGGAAAAGGTTCTGCCGACATTACCAACGGGAAACTCGCCAATGTAAATATATTGGATGCCGTATCCGAAAGTCTTCTAAAATTTAAAGGATTAAACATGGTGGCACAAGCCATCGCACCGGAAAAACAAAAAAGCTTAAACGAAACTGCATTTAAAGACCTTGCAGGAAAATTTAGTATCGAGGCAGGAAAAATCGCACTTGATACCATGAAAATATCCGCAAATGATTTTATACTATCCGGTAAAGGCTCCATTGGCCTTGATAAATCCCTTGATTTGAATACGGCAGTACTTCTTACTAAATCCGCATCCGAGCGTTTCCAAAAAGACAAGACATTAAAATACCTTTTAAATAATGATCAGCAACTGGAAATTCCCTGCACCATCAAAGGTGATGTAACATCTCCACAAATCGCGGCAGACGGAAACAGCCTTAACCGCCTGCTTGGAAATGCCGCATCAAAGGTTGTACAAGAACAGGTTCAAAAAAAGCTTGACGGGAAAGTGGGAAAAGAACTCAATAATGTTTTAAAAAATATATTCAAATGATTTATGGAAATTTCCATTCTATAAATCACAAAAACCGATAGGAAATTAAAAGTCCCCGTTGCAAGTAACGGGGACTTTTATATTAATCAGGCAAACCGCTTTAATTAGCATTGATAGGCAATACACACTTCAATTTCCGCCACAAGCGACAAAGTAAGTGCTCCTGCGGCGCGTAATGCCTTGATTATATATTGCCTCAGTATGATTGCTTATTGGGAGGGTACTGAAGGCAGCTATTGTAACCTGGGTAATTGCCTCAATGTCTGAAGTAGTTTCTTTTCTTATGAATATCTAAATCTCCGGTTTATTTTAACTTTGCTGTTCCTGCAAGCCGGTCAACGTTTCATCTGCTACACTGACAAGTTGGGCAATGCAGCAGATGGTGCAGTTGCAGTATTTTTGAGTCCGAATCAATTGTTTACATTCAAAATCGGCAAAACCTAAAAACCTTATAGCGTTATATAGTAAAAGAGAAGAAGAAAATACTTCCACACATAGTATAAAAATAATTTATTATCGTGTAGATAAAAAAATAGTCTCCTAATAGCATAACGTGGAATTTACGACAAAACACCATTTGATAAAAAGAGACTATTAAAATAATTGATTAAGTTACCAAATATGACTATTTTTGTCAATTTCGTTCGGCAATACGCAACAAATCTTGGTGAATGTAATTTTTGGTTATCGGATTGAGGAATATAGAAAAGTTTGCTGAAACATTGTGATAGAGACGGAAAAGTTATTAACAAAAGTCATTAAGTTCAACAATACATATAAGGATTGGATACATTTGTCAGGGTCAATAATAAATTCCAGCAGGCTTTCAAATGAAGGAAATATAAGAATCCTTATTGTGCAGCGCAATTGATTCCAGTATTCTTTCCAGGAAGTGAACTTGGCCCGAAACTTTTGATAACCAGGATCTGATAGTTCCATGATCTGGTGCGTGAAGAAAGTAAGAAAATTGAAAAGCAGCAAATTATAAGATAGGTATTTATCCCCATGGCCAAAATTGTGTTCAAGATGGTAGTTCCTGCTTGCTCAGCTGCGCCAGTATATTATCCATTTGCTTTCTCCTCGAAAAAGCATGGTCTTGTCAGAAGTTTTTACTTATTTTAGCCTGCATTCATAAAGAGATTAAAACACCTTGAGCAGTTTGTTGGCATTTAAACCAAGTATCCCTTCAATAACTGATGGGTCAAGGGGCAGGGTCTTTATGTGGTCGACATTCTTTTTAATGGATGTTATATCTGGATAATCCGATCCGAAAATTATTTTAGGTCCGATTCTCCCTATCCGTGGAAAATATTCAAGGAGTTTAGCAGGAGGTAATCCGGATATTTCAAGATATATGTTTTTATGTAAAGAAGCCAGCGTAAATGCCTTATCATACCAAAAGCCCCTTCCCGCATGGGCCATAACAATATTGAGCTCCGGGAAGTCTACAGCTACTTCATCCAAATAAATAGGGTCGCAATACTTCAGCTTAACCCCCTTGAAAACAGAAGTTCCTATATGATATAGTATCGGAATTCCCAATCTCTGTGCTGAAGAATATAGGGGATATATATTTTGATGATTCGGGTAAAAATGCTGATAGCTTGGCCATAGCTTTAATCCTTTAAAGCCTTCTTTAACAAGTTTTTCCAGCATCACATCCATATGAACATCAAGAACTGGATTTATACTGCAAAAGGGAACCAGTCTGGGTTCTCCCTTGCACAGTGAAGCCACAAATTCGTTAGACACTATCCCTGTCACAGTTGGGATTCTTTCCGCAAGCAATACCGCATAGTCTATTTCTTCCTCATCAAGAAATGATAGTATATCGCTGGCGGTGGGGATGCTTGCAAATCGTTTGGCCCATGCAGGGTTCCTTTTTTTCAACAATCCCATAGGCTGGGGCAAAAAGTCAAAGATCGGACTGACCGGATGATAGTGAAAATCAACAATTTTCATCACTGTTTAAACCTTTATAATATCTTACCCTGTTCTATGAACTTATCAATCATAGACTGAGTAATTAAGCCTTCAGTCAAAAGCTTATTGGCTATATCCTTACCCAGAGCCATCTTATGTATCTTATCACCTAACATTGGAAAAGATTCTACTATCTCAAGCCGCTCCGGCAGCTTATATTTGGCAAGCTTTCTCTCAGTGAGAAATGAAACCATTTCAAGAAAGGTGAAAGTAGTTTCTCCTTTCTTGAGGATGATATAAGCGCAAGCCTTCTCTCCATAATCAGAGCTAGGCATTGAAACAATGCACACATTTGACACTTTTGGATGAGCGTTAAGCATCCCTTCGATTTCAGCAGGGAAGATGTTCTGACCAGCGCGCAATATCATATCCCTGGTACGTCCGGCGAGCCAGATATCTCCATCCTCATCCATTCGCGCAAGATCTTCTGTATCGAACCAGCCCCCCTTGCCCAGTGTGCCGCCAAAAGCCTGTTTCGTTTTCTCCGGATCGTTGTAGTAGCCGGCGCCAACACCACCACCACTGATAATGAGCTTTCCAACCTCACCTCGTGGCAATTCATTGCCTTCATCATCAACTATTTTAGGATGAACCCTACGTCCGCCCCTGCCAACAGAGCCAAATCTCTTTTCTCTTGGGATATCCACATCACTGCCGAGTATCCCCTGGATCTCGTTTACACCATAATAAGTTATTAGAGGTACGCCAAACCTATCCTCTACTTCCTCCAATAATCCAGCAGGGAAGGGAGCACCGGCATGACCGACGAAACGCAGGGAACTCAGATTATATTTATCAAAAGCGTGATGCCTTGCCATCTGTATGGAATGGAGAGGAAAACCACCATAATATGTTCCCCTCTCCCTCTCTATGGCTTTGAGAACTTCCTCCGGATCCCCCCAGTCAACCAAGATGATTTTACCTGCAACAGTAACCAGTGCGTGTATTACCCCTTCCGAAGGGCCGGAGAAGCAAAATGCAGCGGTGATTCCTATATCATCTCTTGTCAGTCTCCAGTGGTTTACGAACTCCAGTCCGGTGGATATGTTACAGTTCGGGGAGAGCATACCAATCTTGGGCATGCCTGTAGTACCGGTCGTTGATACCATCTGCCATACCTCAAAGGGGTCGCCCCTGGTTTTATAGAGGTAAGCCGGGGTATATTTCTCCTCTATGGGTGTATTTATTATCTCCTCCACAGAAATTACGTCTTCAGGCAATTTCTCAAGCCCATAACCGCTTATGAGGAAGATGTGCTCAAACTTGGGGAATTTGCCACTGGCACGAAATTCGTTAAACATCTTGTAGTGGTTAAAATG
This genomic interval from Pseudomonadota bacterium contains the following:
- a CDS encoding AsmA family protein; this encodes MKKALITIGIILALILCVIIILPFVIDINAIVAKQIPTIEKQLNRKVVIGDVKLTILTGVGAEIRNVKISNSPDFKQQDFVSIDSLKATVQVLPLLKKKFLISSVSINTPSILIERDAKGKFNFSDMTPTKPPEKAPPSKPQKKDETENPKAALENIFVSKISITNGNFKFIDAYNTKTAKEIALDKFNLTMKAVSLSEKINIDFETDVYASPKAGHVLLSGNIGPIGQKPVPENIPVDLTLSVDDVNLSHLMQYVKGLNIKSGAVDVKMDLKGRLSDNLQCRLGIDWDKLDLILADKTKKESAPQLLMDGSWKIEANILSKSLAEDLSFKAGVDATKGKIAFGNLFQKEAGIPLSLNINGLYKKDILKVDNLELILNKIILTGLADISNFADPSINGTLKMAPTPLDALAPILPSLKAYKLEGDLALSDVRFKGKIDKLKNLTGVTAGLTLKNGSATSAELGKKFESIQVAVNIADNAVKIQNTSLRIGPSDLSLNATIRNIMKPDITFNLASNYLDIDTLMPASAKEKQKSKKKEPKTGESKAAESKTIAITPEKQKAPDLKALGKISIKKCKYNKSDFENVSAEIQYENAVATLKNISFDSFDGNIKANAKVNLSDMQSPKWDMDLATKNINVNKVLNQFTSMQDTLFGNINSNFSIQGKGADWNIISKSLAGKGSADITNGKLANVNILDAVSESLLKFKGLNMVAQAIAPEKQKSLNETAFKDLAGKFSIEAGKIALDTMKISANDFILSGKGSIGLDKSLDLNTAVLLTKSASERFQKDKTLKYLLNNDQQLEIPCTIKGDVTSPQIAADGNSLNRLLGNAASKVVQEQVQKKLDGKVGKELNNVLKNIFK
- a CDS encoding AMP-binding protein, with translation MKPVRDYDELKDMYIGDGQWAHRGWVDIFEYNARRWPDEEAFVDARMRVSWAKIKQITDRLALGLIEIGLNRDDVVIGQLPNCIENIALWVACEKAGLVHLYSMPTNREAEIAHFIEFTNAVAAVTCFEFRHFNHYKMFNEFRASGKFPKFEHIFLISGYGLEKLPEDVISVEEIINTPIEEKYTPAYLYKTRGDPFEVWQMVSTTGTTGMPKIGMLSPNCNISTGLEFVNHWRLTRDDIGITAAFCFSGPSEGVIHALVTVAGKIILVDWGDPEEVLKAIERERGTYYGGFPLHSIQMARHHAFDKYNLSSLRFVGHAGAPFPAGLLEEVEDRFGVPLITYYGVNEIQGILGSDVDIPREKRFGSVGRGGRRVHPKIVDDEGNELPRGEVGKLIISGGGVGAGYYNDPEKTKQAFGGTLGKGGWFDTEDLARMDEDGDIWLAGRTRDMILRAGQNIFPAEIEGMLNAHPKVSNVCIVSMPSSDYGEKACAYIILKKGETTFTFLEMVSFLTERKLAKYKLPERLEIVESFPMLGDKIHKMALGKDIANKLLTEGLITQSMIDKFIEQGKIL
- a CDS encoding amidohydrolase family protein, which gives rise to MKIVDFHYHPVSPIFDFLPQPMGLLKKRNPAWAKRFASIPTASDILSFLDEEEIDYAVLLAERIPTVTGIVSNEFVASLCKGEPRLVPFCSINPVLDVHMDVMLEKLVKEGFKGLKLWPSYQHFYPNHQNIYPLYSSAQRLGIPILYHIGTSVFKGVKLKYCDPIYLDEVAVDFPELNIVMAHAGRGFWYDKAFTLASLHKNIYLEISGLPPAKLLEYFPRIGRIGPKIIFGSDYPDITSIKKNVDHIKTLPLDPSVIEGILGLNANKLLKVF